The window AAACTCGAATTCATGAGTTAAAtaaattaacaaattaaaaataaaaatacttacCCCTCATCACCGCATTCACGGTTCGTTTGGTTGGAAAAGATGTTATTCCGAGATTAgttattctttttttatatagAGACAAAAAATACTACAATCCCGCAATAATTAATACCGAAATTAATTATACAGTAACTTTTTTCCAACCAAATATGAGATAAACTTTCTTAAATTTAGTTCCGAAATTAATTATTTCTTGTTCTCGTGCAAAACAGCTACTCAATGGTTAAATAGGGGAAGAGTCAGCCTTATAGATGTGGGGAGCAGCCCAAAAAAATTGGTGGCCTAAAATCAATCTTTAATTTGGGGCctttcagaagaaaaaaaaaattatcataacATCGATGATTCATTCCGATGTTCCTATACATAGAACAACACAATTTAACGCAATTTATCGCACAATAATTCACTTAAACCAACAAAGTATAGGTCGAGTAATGTGTTAAAAGTATAGAATTTTGGTCTAACATCAGTTGTTAATAGtttcttttataaataatttagtcTCCCCTAAGATATTGTTGATTTTAGATGATAGAATCAAATTCTATATATATCACtcgtaaaatttaaataatgaaaaattttATATTCGCGACAAGGATTTAGGGGAGTGATTCTCTTTCTGCATTTTTTGTTCAAACGGTTACATCACTACTAAATTAAAAGTTATCTGAAATTTTTATATTGGGTTCGAGTTCTGTGgttaaaatttttttttattaaaacgtGTTCTCTCTTTTATTAGGTCTTACACAGTACGAATCTAGATTAGTCGGGTCTCAATAAAAATACGaatagaaaagtaaaagaaaaatttggGGCCCTAAAGCCTTTACTTCAGTCGCTTGACCCTTGAGCCGCCACCGATTCAAAACTTGTATTTTGTGTTAAAaggttcatatatatatatatataacccacTAATAAAAATGATAGCAGTGCAAAACCcataaactaaaaatcttaaagcGACCTCTGCAGTTACCTTGGGGTTACTTGTTAAAACCATATCAATGTTGTGTTATGTCATGGAATAAGAGAAGCAAAGTATGAGGGGAAGATCGCAagttaaaatacaaaaaatatacatgcATTCCTACATCACTTAAAATCAGAAAAGGCCAACTTACAATATAGTTTCTTCTCCAAGATTTAATTCTCATCAACATGACAATCCACAAAATCCAAAACTTTCTGGAGAAAAAATTATAACCAAAGTGCAAATAAGCTAACAAACACAATATAAAACAAACTTATTTCATTTTAAACCTCATAGCTCCTTTCATTTTGCTTTCAGATCAAGAGAATAGCAAATTTTCTTGAAGGTAGGCAAGTTGTCATGGTAAAGAGGAATGAAAGCATCAATACTTCCATCTCCAATGAAAGATGGCACAAGAAACATCATACCTTCAGTTGGATAATAAGAAGGCATGAAAACAAAAGGGCAACCAGTTCCAAAATCCAAGTCATAGAATGGAAACCTTAACCAACTATCAACTTCCAAATTAGGGCAAAGTGTGTCTTTCTTCATGTCTGCTGTTGGGATGAGATCTTCATTGACTTCGTGATTTGCAAAGTCAATAAATGACTTGAAATACTTGTCATCTACTTTAGTAATAGCATCATGAATTATTTTTGTTGCATAGTGAAGCGGTTCATTTACAAGATCTCTCACTTTTGATGTTGGAAATGCCCAAAGAACTAAGTTACCAAAAAATTCATCAGCCACTCTTGGTACCACTCTTCTGCGACCATCCACTGAGATTCTTATTTGCGTATTTTGTGACCCGTCTAGTTCGCGTGATTTAGTTATGACCCTCCATAAATGGGCAACAAGACTTTCGAACGTGCTATAAGTCTTGGTTTTCCCATTCATGAAAGAGGCATTTGCCTTGAGTTTCCCTAGGAACTCCAAGGTGAAATGGACTTTGTGAACAATTATGTTTTTTTCTGTATTCTCTAGTTTGATGAAttccttcttgtttactgatTTGGACATGAACTCTGCCCCCACATGGTTGAATTCGATAAGTGGAGGGTTACGAGTGTGGAAAATAGCACGATCGTGTAAAGGGAGTGGAGTAATCTCTACACCACGACAAGCTTGACCCCACGCGACAAAAAAATTACTAGCCGCGTGGCCGTCAGCTATCATGTGGTGGCCGGTGAACCCGACCACCACAGAGCCACAAGTGAACCTTGTGACTTGAACTTGGATCAATTCCACTACATCCTTCATGCCAGGATGCAGCTTAAGCAGAGAAGGAGAGGGCTTTAAGGGCAATACTTCGTCTAACGTGGCATCGACCGATGCCTCGATGAATCTAACACCCTCATCGTTGAGAAAAACCGCGCGATTCCCATTTTCATCTTGGCCTATTCTCCCTGCCCATTCCCTATAAACTGCTAGGGTTTTTCTAAGTCCCATTTCAATGGTGGAAGTTGGCGGAGTAGGTGGACGATAGGCGTAAATTAAAGCCATTAAAGCATCATAGGTAATATTGTCaaagatattgaaggaaatgtgAGTGTTGGTTGAAGGTGGAGTTCCTTCATAGAAAGGCTTGATAATTCTTGAGCTTTCAATTTTCACATTCATGGTTTACTATTTCTAAGCAATAATTTCTCTAGAGGGGTAT is drawn from Nicotiana tabacum cultivar K326 chromosome 9, ASM71507v2, whole genome shotgun sequence and contains these coding sequences:
- the LOC107794911 gene encoding agmatine hydroxycinnamoyltransferase 1-like; the encoded protein is MNVKIESSRIIKPFYEGTPPSTNTHISFNIFDNITYDALMALIYAYRPPTPPTSTIEMGLRKTLAVYREWAGRIGQDENGNRAVFLNDEGVRFIEASVDATLDEVLPLKPSPSLLKLHPGMKDVVELIQVQVTRFTCGSVVVGFTGHHMIADGHAASNFFVAWGQACRGVEITPLPLHDRAIFHTRNPPLIEFNHVGAEFMSKSVNKKEFIKLENTEKNIIVHKVHFTLEFLGKLKANASFMNGKTKTYSTFESLVAHLWRVITKSRELDGSQNTQIRISVDGRRRVVPRVADEFFGNLVLWAFPTSKVRDLVNEPLHYATKIIHDAITKVDDKYFKSFIDFANHEVNEDLIPTADMKKDTLCPNLEVDSWLRFPFYDLDFGTGCPFVFMPSYYPTEGMMFLVPSFIGDGSIDAFIPLYHDNLPTFKKICYSLDLKAK